Sequence from the Cyanobacteria bacterium GSL.Bin1 genome:
AAACTCAGGAATTTTAATTAAGGAAGTGGGGTTGGGCGTCCGCCTCACTATAAAACGCGAAGGTCGAAAGACTGGAGAAGCCCGCGCTTTATCCGCAGGATAAGCGTCGGGAGTACGTCACAAGTGAAGACGGAAAGCAATTTTGTCCTGACTTAGCATTGCGGCAAAAAATCATTGAGATTGCCGTAAAAGCGAAAAAAGCGTGAGGCATGGAGGTTAAGCAGTTGCTCGATTGCAGTCAAAAAAATTCTACGATATGTGATGTCGTCCAGTGATCCTCCCTTGCATTGGTATGCTTAGCCTCTAAAGTACTTTCGTCGCACATCATCCTTAAAAAAAATTCCAAACGAGTTGAGGAATTTCCCGAATTTGTTGTAGCACATCTTGGGGCATGATTGTAAAAAAGATTCTTAAAACGACTAAAATTATAAAAATTTGAAGTGCTGTACTAAAACTAATCATCGCCATTTTTAAAGCAGCTTTGATAACTAACCAGAGAATGATTACAGCCCCAACGATAATAATCCATTCGATACTCATAATAATTAGCAATTCAGTTTATGCTTTTGTCTTTAGTACACCACAACGAGAGAAGTAAACTTATATTAAAACAATCATCTAACAAGCAGTGACGACTCACTAACCACACTAAGGGCAATGCTTCTTGGCTCTCCTAGACTAGATATACTAATTTATACATTGATAGCAGCTCAATCCCTAGTCAATTCAGGGGGTGCAATGAAACAAAAATCAAATTTTTCTAAAATTTGATTTTTGCAATTCCGTAAAGCTTACCATGCAAGCTTTTTGGGCGTTATTTGCTATTATTTTGTCATAACCCCCCTAGGAGAGCCTGCTTCTTAAGTTTAGATTATGATGTGGTGGGTCTTTGCGGGAATATCACTGGCTTAACTTTAGCCGCGACCTTGCAAAATAGTAACTGAGTCAGTTGCGATCCCGTTGGTGCCATTTCTGCTCTCTCGGGACGTATTTTTGATGATTTAGGAGTTTGGGAGGAGATTCTGCCTCAAATTTGGTAAATTTTGCCATATTGGTTTGACTAATGGCAATTTTTCCCTAGCCATTGCTTTTTAAATGAAGTGGGTTGGCGGACAAGGTTTAAACTGGGGAATAAGGGATACAGCGATTTTAGGGAAAATCCTCTAACAAGCACGTGATGTTCCCTGGGGGAACCGGCGAAGCCATTACGCTGAAGAATTAGCAACAGTTAAAAAGTGAAGCTTCCATTAACGATCGATCTAATCCTATGACGACAAATGTCCAATCCTCTCAATCAAAATCTCATCATTCGCTTTATGAAGAAGATTATTATCAATGGCTGTTAGCAACTGTCAAACAACTCCAAAATAGCGATTACTCGGAAGTCGATTGGGAAAACTTGCTTGAGGAATTGGAGAGTTTGGCAAAAGCACAAAAAAGAGAATTAAAAAGCCGTCTAATCATTTTAATTGAACATTTACTCAAACTCGCTGATTGGGAAAATGAGCGAGAGTATAATGCTAGAGGTTGGAAAAATACAATTATTGAACAACGTAGACAAATTCAGCTTTTATTAGAGGATAGTCCAAGTCTGCAAGCAATTTTAGCTGATTTATTTGATTCCTGTTATGCTCGTGCTAAACAAGATACGAGTTACAAAACTGGATTAGCCATCGATCTATTTCCCCAGGATCCTCCCTTTAATTTTGAGCAAGCATTAAATTTCGACTACTTTTATCACCATGACTGAAGCAACCATTACCCGCCAAGTTAAAACCGAACAAACCCAGGCTCAATTATTCTACGAAGTTTCTTGCCCAGAACCACAAACGCACCTATTTCATGTTAAATTACACGTTCAAAATTGGAAACCGAATACCCTAAAAATTCAGTTTCCAGTATGGACACCGGGATCTTATTTGGTGCGAGAATATGCCAGACATATTCAAAAAGTCAGGGCTTATAATGCAGAGAAGCAAGAAAATTTATGGCTAGAAAAACTCAGTAAAAATTCTTGGCAGATTAATACCGAAAATGCAGAAGCAGTGATGATTGAGTATCAAGTCTTTGCCAATGAATTAACGGTGAGAACGAATCATCTTGATGCTACTCATGGTTATTTTAATGGGGCTGCTTTATTTTTCGATGTTCCCGATCTAGAAATGACTCCGATTGAGGTTAAAGTTATTCCACCAAGGAGTGACTGGAAAATTACCACTCCCTTACCCACTGTTGCGGGAAAAACAAATACATTTTTGGCAGATAATTTTGATACTTTAGTAGATAGTCCGTTTGAAATTGGGACGCATGATATTTATGATTTTGACGTTTTAGAAAAACCGCATCAATTTGCCATTTGGGGGCGAGGAAATGCCAACCCAGAACAAGTTATTCAAGACATCAAAAAAATTATTATCGCCGAAGCAAAAATTTATCGAGAACTCCCCTATGATCACTACATCTTTTTGTTACATCAATCGGCAAGTGGTTTTGGCGGCTTAGAACATAAAAATTGCTGTTCCTTAATTTATCCTCGGTTTGGGTTCCGTTCGGAAGAAAAATATAACCGTTTCATGCAACTGGTTGCTCATGAATTTTTCCATCTCTGGAACGTTAAACGGATTCGCCCAAAAGCACTCGAAAATTTTGATTATAGCCAAGAAAACTATACCACTGCCCTTTGGTTTGCAGAAGGAACTACAAGTTATTATGATGCCTTGCTGCCCATGCGTGCAGGAATTTATGATGCCAGAACCTGTCTCGATAATTTAGGCAAAGATATCACTCGCTATTTACAAACACCAGGACGTAAAGTTCAACCTTTAGCTGAATCCAGTTTTGATGCCTGGATTAAGTTATACCGTCGCGATGCCAATAGTGATAATAACCAAATTTCTTATTATTTGAAAGGGGAATTAGTTTCGTTGTTGTTGGACTTACTGATTCGCACAAATCACAAGAATCAGCGTTCCATGGATGATGTTCTCCTTGCGCTTTGGGAACAATTTGGTAAACCAGAAATCGGCTATACGGACGAACAATTAAAATCGGTTTTAGAATCGGTTGCAGAAACTGATTTAACTGAATTTTTAGACACTTATCTCCACACAACAGCAGAACTTCCGTTAGCGGATTATCTCCAACCCTTTGGCTTACAACTCATTCCTAGCGAAGAGGATAATTTTTCCCCTTATTTAGGCATACGAGTTGCCCAAGAAAACAGTTCAACGATGATTAAGTTTGTCGATGCCGAATCACCCGCAGGGTTAGCTGGTATTGATGCAGGAGATGAGTTATTAGCCATTGATGGCATTCGAGTAAATGCGGATCAAATCAGCGATCGCGCTAGAGATTACCAACCCGGTGATACCATGACCCTAACTGTCTTTCATCAAGATGAGTTAATTAACCACACGATTACTCTTGCTTCTCCGCAACCGAGTAGCTATAAAATTAGGAGTATTGACGAACCCTCAGAAGAACAAAAAGAACTTCTCTTTGGTTGGTTAGGGGTAACCACGGTCTAAAATTAATTCTTGCTAGCTCAATCAATGGCAAGCGATCGGTTAAAAATCCTCACCAATGACAATTAACCGATCGCGCTCACTAAATTGAATCGGGGTTAATTTAGGGGGATTTAAAACAATGCCATAGCCTTGAAATTCTTGGGTTCCTTCATTAGAACAGCGATAGCCAATGGCAATTTCTCGCTTTTTTTGTGCGGCTTTCATTAGGGTATAAAACGAAACTGGCTTTTGGAGTTGAATATAATTAGAAATTGGTTTGAGGTAAATTTCACATCCATTAGGTTCTAATAACTCATTAATGACATCACTGCACAAAGGATTTTCTGCAATTTGAGAAATCATTAAACTGGTGAGACGATCGCTGACAATAAAATCATCCACTTGCGCAATTGTCGCTAATTGTTGATTGCGACTATCCATCATTTCACTGGTAATGGAAAAATGATAGCCCCCTTCTTTGGCAATTTGTCGTAAATGGAGAAGAGAGGTTAAGGTAATGCCATCGGCTTCTTCGGCATCTAAATCATCAGAATAAGCTAGAAGAATAATATGATCAACTACTTGCAAAGGCAGTCGATTTAAAAGTTGGCGATCGGTAATATCTCCATTTTGAAAGAGAACACTAAGATGTTCTAATCGTTGTAATTTGGGATTGGTATCTTGCGCGATCGCGCTTTCATCAGCAATCACCGTTGCTACTGATCCTAAAGAAACATAAGCATCCAGTTTTTGAATAATCGTTTCTGCTTGTTCATTCCAGCCTAAAATTAAGAACTTTTCTGCTTTTTTTTCGACTGTTTTATAACTTAAAGATTGTTCTGCAAACTTAATTCGTTCCCGATTATCCCAAAATTTGATATGACGATAGTTATCTGCAATCAAAATCATTTGATCGCCCTCTTTTAAGATTGTATCCGGTGAAGGTTTCAAGCAAGGATAACCCTCTTGGGAACAATATCCGATCACAATGGCATTTTCATAAGCAAAAATACTTTCGGAAAACGTTTCACCAGCAAGCGTTGTCACCGGATCAAAATAAATTTCATTCCCGGCAAAAGAAAGGAGTTCTAAATACACTCGGGATAACCCTGGTTGGCGACAAATTTGAGCAATAATTCGGGCAATGAAGTCTCCCGTTAAAACAAATTTAACCCGATCTTTCCCCACAGTTTCTGCAATTTGTAAGTTTTTAGGGTTTTGAATTTCAGTAACAATACGATACGGTTCGATGCGTCGTTCTGGGTTATTAGCAAGGGCTAAAAGCGTTTTAATGACACTTGTATCCGGATTATTATTTTGTTCTGGAGGCAGAATGATAATTGATTTAGCACGATCTAAATTCGTAATTCTTAAATCAATTAAATCAGTGGCAACCCCTTGACGACAAATTACGCGAATCCGACGATTTTTTCGGATGCGAGTCCGGACTTCTTCTTCCATTTCAACCTTATCTTTATCCCCAAGAATCACGACAGTGACCGGAATGCGATCATCATCAATTAAAAGTAATTCTGAAAGAATCGGAAAAACTTGAGTTGACCAGCCTAAAATAACAATATGATCCGACTCTAAAACTTGTGAACGGCCTCGACGCAGTTGATAAAGTTTCCCTTCAATTCCGGCAACAATGACCCCAATAATAATACTGACTGTAAATAAATTGAACAGAATTAAAATTAGCATACTGACTCGGGTCGGCCAAGGTAAACCTTCTGTGGGATCCCAAGAGATTAAAGTGGTAACTAAAAATGTCCAAATTTGATCAGCTAGAGTGGGTTGAGAGGCGTAACCGGTTTCCCAAGTAATTAAAGAAACGCTAAGGACAACAACGGCACCAATAACAATTAACCAACCCAATAAAGCAATCGATCCTCGAGAAAGAAGATTATCAAAGGCATATCTTAATCGTTCGCGCCAAGGAGGATTTGTCATTAGTTCTCTAAGTAACTGTTCAATCAAAATTTAGCAAACCTGAGAACATAAATTTCCTCAAAGGGGCAGATTCTGGAAAATCGGCATTTAGGATAAGCTGAAAGAGTCACTATGAATTGAAATAATAGACTGTCGATTTAATCAATGCAATTACCGGGAGTTGGTAAAGTTGAGCGTCCCCTATCTTGGCTAGTGGGAGTGGTTGCTGTGGGTACATTAACCGTGGGCACTACGGTTTATGTCCTCAATCGCAATCAACAAGATTATAATTTGCAAGAGCTAACGGTTCCTGTCAAACAACAAGATTTACAGGTAACGATTGAAGCCAGTGGAACGGTACAGCCGATTCAGAGTGTTAATATTAGCCCAAAAATGGCAGGCCGCTTAGAAAGTCTCTATGTGGAACAGGGTGATCGCGTTGAAAAAGGGCAACCCATTGCTGTGATGGAAAATCAGCAATTCCAAGCCCAACTCGACCGTGCCGAGAATAATCTCGCGGAAGCCAAAGCCCGATTAGCTGAAGCCAAAGCGGGTTCGCGCCTAGAAGAAATCGAACAAGGTCGCGCGAGTTTAGAACAAGCCAAAGCGCGTTTAGCAGAAGCCCAGGCAAGAATTCCAGAAAATATTGCGCAAATTAGATCTCAAGTGGACTCTGCCGAATCTCAATTTGAACTGGCCCAAGACCGTCTCAATCGTAACGAAATGTTATTAGCAGAGGGCGCGATCGCGCAAGATCGCTTCGATGAAATCCGTAATGAATATCGCAGCGCCCAAGCTGCCCTCGCTGAAGCCCGACAACGCCTACAACAAGCGCAAAAAACGAACCGTCCGGAAATCCAACGCTTAGAAGCCGAAGTTGCCCAAGCCCGCGCCAACTTGCAACAATTGCAACGCGGGACTCGCCAAGAAGAAATTGAACGTTTAGAAGCTGCGGTTAGGGCAGCACAAGCACAATTTCGAGAAGCTCAAATTCAATTTCAAGATACAACAATTCAAGCTCCCTTTGCCGGAATTATTACTCAGAAATATGCCACCGAAGGGGCGTTTGTTACGCCAACGACATCTGCTTCTAGCACTGCTGCTGCCACCTCTACCTCAATTATTGCCTTAGCGGAAGGGTTAGAAGTCCTTGCCAAAGTTCCGGAAGTAGACGTCACGCAATTAAAAAAAGGGCAATCGGTAGACATTATGGCTGATGCCTTTCCGAATGAAGTCTTCCAGGGAAAAGTCAAGTTAATTGCCCCAGAAGCAATTGTTGAGCAAAATGTTACCTCTTTTGAGGTCAGAATTGAGTTGCAATCTGGATTAGAGAAACTGCGATCCGGAATGAATGTGGATGTCACCTTCTTAGGCGAAGAACTCGCTGACACGCTAGTCATTCCGACTGTTGCTGTAGTTACCCGTCAAGGCGAAACCGGCGTCATGATTGTTAATGAAGAAGAAGAAGCCGAGTTTCAACCGGTCACCTTAGGGTTAACCATTGATAATCAAACCCAGATTTTAGAAGGTTTAGAAACGAGTGATCGCGTATTTATTGATTTACCGGAAGAACTAAGGAAACAAACTGAGCTTGAAAATACAACGGATTAAAATCAACCCAGAAAAAATTCCCTTCTTTTCCCAAAAGAAGGGATCAAGCAGTTCTCATAAACGGAGTAACCGAATTGGAATCAAACCCAACCCGCACTTAAAACAATGGTACTGCTGATAAACACTAAGCCTAATGCCCATGTCACTCGATTCAGTGTTTTCTCTGCCGTTTTAGTACTCGTAAACATTGAGGCTTGACCACTCAGCCCGCCTAAACCATCGCTTTTCGGAGAGTGAAGTAAGACGAGGACAATTAATAAAATTGCCGAAGCAACAGAAATGATTTCTAAAAGCTGTTCAACTGTCATTAGTTTTACTCGATGAAGGATCAGATTTCTAGCATATCAACACCTATAGAGAAATATCTACTGGTGTGCGATTTGGTTTCACTTGAACATCGCTCGTTGCAATGAGAGAGCGCCCTGTCATTTCCTCAGGTTGCGGCAGTTGGAGAATTTCTAAAATGGTTGGTGCAATATCAGCAAGACAACCCGCTTCTCGTAATTCGACTCGACCCCCATGCTGAGGAATTTTACGTTTTTCGCCTTCCACTAATAAAAAAGGAACTAAATTCGTTGTATGGGCTGTCCAAGGATTGCCATTTTCATCTGCCATGTATTCAGCGTTACCATGATCGGCTGTAATTAAGGCAGTGCCACCCATTTTACTAATACTACCCAGCAATCGCCCTAAGCAGCGATCCACGGTTTCAATAGCAGTAATGGCAGCGTCGAGATTGCCTGTATGACCCACCATATCCGGATTAGCATAGTTGATGACAATGAGTGAATAAATTCCTTTTTCGACCGCTTCGCAGGCAACATCTGTCACCGGTTCGGCTGACATCTCCGGAGCTTTATCATAGGTGGGAACCAGAGGACTATTAATTAATTTACGGTCTTCTCCGGGAAAAGGTTGCTCTTCTCCCCCATTAAAAAAGTAGGTGACGTGAGGATATTTTTCGGTTTCAGCGGTACGGAGTTGCTTTAACTCCGCATTGGCAACCACTTCCCCAAGAATATTGGTTAAATTTTGCGGTTTGAAGGCAACTTCAACCGGCAACGATGCATCATATTGAGTAAAGGTAGCAAAGTGGAGTGGTTCGATTTGTTCGCGCTCAAAACCATCAAACTCTGGGTTAACAAAGGCTGCGGTTAATTGGCGAGCGCGATCAGGACGGAAATTGAAAAAGATAACTCCATCTCCGGGTTCCACCCCGCCAGCGGCAACCCGGGTTGGGGGAATAAATTCATCAGTGACACCGAGATCATACTGCTCTTTGAGAAGGGCAATCGGGTTCGTTTCCGTGTCGCATTCTCCTGGAACAATCACATCGTAGGCTTTTTGGGTACGGTCCCACCGGTGATCGCGATCCATTGCATAATAACGACCGCTAACCGTCACAATTTTCCCGACACCAACTTGTTGGGTATAATCTTTAATTTCTTCTAGGGTCGCAATGCCATCAGTGGGATTGGTATCTCGGCCATCGGTAAAGGCATGAATGCAAACTTCACTAATTCCTTGTGCCTTGGCAAGCTTGAGTAATCCCAGTAAATGAAAAATATGGGAATGAACGCCGCCTGTTGAACACAAGCCCATGAGATGCAGTTTTCCTTGACTGGCTTTTACTTTTTGGCAAGTTTCCACTAAAACGGCATTGTCTAGGATCGATCCATCTTCAACGGCATCGCTAATGCGAACCAATTCTTGCGGAACTACTCTGCCTGCGCCAATATTGAGATGACCGACTTCTGAGTTTCCCATTTGTCCTTCTGGTAAGCCAACGGCTTTGCCTGAGGCTTGAATGAAAGTAAGCGGATAGACTTCCCTTAAGCTGTCCACAATAGGGGTATTCGCTTGCGCGATCGCGTTAGCCGTCTTACTTTGGCGTTCCCCCCAACCGTCGAGGATTACTAGCACCACAGGGGCAATCGGTGCATTTGTCATAATCTTTTCTCTACTTCTATGCGTTCCACCGCCATGATACTATCAATTTTAATCGCTCTCCACCCTAGCCAGAATGACGTTCAGCGCTTTGAATTGGGGATCAAATTAAGTTTTTGTTGATCCCCAAACTGAGGTCATCCAATGGAAGCGATTAACGCTGATTCGATCATTTCTCAGTATTTTACTTTAATTTTGGAATTTTACCGCAATTATTCTGATTTTTCTGTTAATTCGGCTAAGCGTTCTTGTTGGTCTTGGGAAATACACGATTGAATCAGATCTTCTAAGTTCCCTTCCAAAATGGGATCAAGATTAAAGTTTACTCCCAGGCGGTGGTCGGTAACGCGATTATCTTTATAGTTATAGGTGCGGATTTTTTCAGAACGACCCCCGGTTCCTACCTGGGAGCGCCGCATGGAAGTAACCGACTCGTATTGTTCCCGCAGTTTCATTTCATACAACTTCGACCGGAGAATTTGCATCGCCCGTTCCCGGTTTTGCAGCTGTGAACGTTCTTGGGTGCAGAAAATCCGAATCCCAAGCGGTTTGTAATATAAATCCGCTGCTGTTTCTACTTTATTGACGTTTTGTCCGCCCGCACCCCCAGAACGCGCTGTGGTAATTTCAACGTCTTTCGGGTCAATTTCGACTTCGACATCATCCACTTCCGGCATGACCGCAACAGTGGCGGTCGAGGTATGAACCCTTCCTCCGGCTTCCGTTGCCGGAACCCGTTGCACGCGGTGAACGCCCGCTTCAAATTTTAATTTACTATAGACGCGATCGCCTTTAATTTCCAGGATCGCCTCTTTAAAGCCACCGGTTTCTGAGAGAGACTCACTGGCTAGGCTCAGTTTCCAACCCTGATTTTCGGCATAGCGAGAGTACATCCGAACCAAATCGCCGACCCAAAGACAGGCTTCATCGCCTCCTGTCCCCGCCCGAATTTCCAGCATGATGTTCTTCTCATCATTGGGATCGCGCGGTAGCAAGAGGAGTTTCATGCGACGCTCTAAATCTTCGAGTTTTGTTTCTAACTCTTCGACCTCAGCAGCAGCCAGTTCTTGCATTTCTGGATCGCCCTCAGCATCTTTATACACGTCTTGGGCTTCTTTGAGATCTTCTTGAGTTTGTTTCCACTGATTATAAGTTTCTACAGTCTCCTCAAGAGAAGAGCGTGCTTTTGCGACCCGTTGAAGCTCTTCTGGATCAGTAGCAATGTCGGGATCCCCTAAACGCCGAGTCAGTTCGTTATAGGTTTCCTCTACTGATTGCAGTTTTTCCAATACGTAGGATTCAGCCATCAGGTTAATTGGTAAATCAATAAGGGGCTTTTTCGGAAGTTGAAGCAGTACGGTAAAAAAGAAAAATTAAGTTGTTACTTTTCTTCTTCCGCACTCTCGTCAAACATTCCATATTTCCGAAGAAAGCGGTCAACCCGTCCTTCCGTGTCAATAATCTTCTGATTGCCAGTGTAGAAGGGATGATTGCCGGACCAGACATCAACATGTAATTCGGGTTGCGTTGCGCCAACAGTCATTACCACTTCCCCATTGCAAATCACTTTTGCATCAGGATACCACTCGGGATGAATACCTTCTTTTGCCATTATTAAACCTCCTTCGTTGATGAACTTGAAAAATAGAGAGCAAGCAAAACTGCTCTCTTTGGTTTTATTTTAACGTTTCGAGTATTGAGGCGCTTTTCTTGCTTTGCGTAAGCCGTATTTTCTCCGTTCTTTGGCGCGGGGATCTCGACTGAGATAGCCTTCGATTTTCAAAGGAGAGCGATTTTCAGGATCCAGTTTGCACAAGGCGCGAGCAACGCCTAGACGCACCGCTTCAGCTTGTCCGGTTAAACCGCCACCATGAGCGTTGACTAGAATATCGTAGTCATTTTCCAAACCCAAGGTTTCTAACGGGGCTTTGACCGCAGAAACATAATTAGGGTTGTAGTTAAAGTAATGGTCGCCACTGCGACTATTGACTTGAATTTGTCCATTTCCGGGAACTAAGCGGACACGGGCAGTTGAGCTTTTGCGACGACCGGTTCCCCAGTAAACGACGCGATTGTTATCAGTAGCTTGCATAGGGGTCTAATCTCCTGTTTGTTCTAGCGAGAAGGGGTAATTTCAACGGGATTTTGAGCCTGATGAGGATGTTCAGGACCCGCATAAACTTTTAGTTTTTTTGCCAGTTGCCGACCGAGACGGTTTTTGGGTAGCATTCCTTTCACGGCTTGTTCAATAATCCGTTCGGGAATGCGCCGTTGCAACTGATTAAAACTCTCAACTTTCATGCCACCGGGTCGTCCAGAATGACGGCGATAAAGTTTATCATTTCCTTTATTCCCACTGACGGTTACTTTGTCTGCATTCACCACAATGACACAATCACCCGTATCCATGTGGGGAGTGAAGTTCGGCTTATTTTTACCGCGGATAATATCGGCGATTTCACTGGCAAGACGACCCAGGCGGTAGCCAGTCGCATCGATCACATACCATTGTTTTTCTAAGGTTTCTGCCTGGGGCAGGGGAGTTTGATTAACTGTCATAATAAGTTCTCTGTATCGAAGTAAAAATGAGGTTGACTATTAAACCAAATGGACTGAGGAAAGGGAAATTCCTCATATCCGACGCGCAAGAGACAAAGCCCTTTCGCCGGAGCCGAATATTTGACGCGATCGCGCTGTTGCTGCTGCCAAATTTCGGCAAATGCTTCTGGCGTGAGTTCCCCGGTTCCCACTTTCACTAGCAACCCAACTAACAAGCGCACCATGCCATATAAAAAACCATCTGCTTGAATTTCAATTTCAACCAGGGGTCCATTCCGGATACACTTTACCTCTTGGACATTGACCCAGGTATGGGTGCGATCAGAGCCAGCGCGACAAAAGGCTGCTAGATCATGATACCCCAACAGGGGTTGGAGAGCAGCCGCGATCGCGGCTTCCTCAATATCAGCATAATAATAATGCCAGCTCCAGGGGGCAACAAATAAATTGGGGGTAGCTGCTGTATAAAGGGTGTACCGATACCGTCGGTAAGTCGCTGAAAAGCGAGCGTGCCAGTCGGGGGAGACTTGTGCAGAAGCTCGAATCAAAATTTCATCGGGCAACTGCTTGTTCAAGACGGTGGCAAATTTTTCTGCTGGAATGGGACTAGTCACATCAAAATGAGCCACTTGGGCTGCCGCATGAACTCCGCTATCAGTGCGTCCTGCACCATGGAGAGGCACCCATGATCCCGCAGAATTAGGCGCGACAGTGTGGTTAATCGCCCCTTCAATTTCTTCTTGCACGGATCGATAATGGGGTTGGCGTTGCCAACCGTAAAACGCTGTTCCCAGATACTGAATAACTAGAGCAACGCGCTTGATTTTCGCTGACTCACGGTTATTCATTCCCAAGACTTATACCAATTCAATGACAGCCATTTCAGCGTTATCACCGCGACGCCGAATGGTTCTCAAAACCCGGGTATAACCGCCATTACGGTTACCATAACGTTCTT
This genomic interval carries:
- the rpsI gene encoding 30S ribosomal protein S9, which translates into the protein MQATDNNRVVYWGTGRRKSSTARVRLVPGNGQIQVNSRSGDHYFNYNPNYVSAVKAPLETLGLENDYDILVNAHGGGLTGQAEAVRLGVARALCKLDPENRSPLKIEGYLSRDPRAKERRKYGLRKARKAPQYSKR
- the rplM gene encoding 50S ribosomal protein L13; the protein is MTVNQTPLPQAETLEKQWYVIDATGYRLGRLASEIADIIRGKNKPNFTPHMDTGDCVIVVNADKVTVSGNKGNDKLYRRHSGRPGGMKVESFNQLQRRIPERIIEQAVKGMLPKNRLGRQLAKKLKVYAGPEHPHQAQNPVEITPSR
- the truA gene encoding tRNA pseudouridine(38-40) synthase TruA, which codes for MNNRESAKIKRVALVIQYLGTAFYGWQRQPHYRSVQEEIEGAINHTVAPNSAGSWVPLHGAGRTDSGVHAAAQVAHFDVTSPIPAEKFATVLNKQLPDEILIRASAQVSPDWHARFSATYRRYRYTLYTAATPNLFVAPWSWHYYYADIEEAAIAAALQPLLGYHDLAAFCRAGSDRTHTWVNVQEVKCIRNGPLVEIEIQADGFLYGMVRLLVGLLVKVGTGELTPEAFAEIWQQQQRDRVKYSAPAKGLCLLRVGYEEFPFPQSIWFNSQPHFYFDTENLL